From a region of the Hemibagrus wyckioides isolate EC202008001 linkage group LG06, SWU_Hwy_1.0, whole genome shotgun sequence genome:
- the gpatch2 gene encoding G patch domain-containing protein 2 isoform X2, translated as MFRAADLKNFGKAGTSWHFGRTMDELVHDLVSALEESSEQARGGGCSASLDLALPAGRMLKRHARKRRGRKRRSENSTRPALCHAPCHTSHASDSSLDEHRDTRLSSSSNANANNSDSDEQLGAKRGKRPPWHDDAGVADANRSLRRRRKVKRMAIDPPPEFSPKSAGGSREEGTGIDAVTKGRVKKRKLALVHRLALDAADEGVVVETEEAGLSGKEKMDFEEHKGSDEDMSDSETSSVSNSSDGGLFTNDEGRQGDDEQSDWFYEGEAGGACGIAGVVPWWDRDSNELDLNDPVFNSILTGAFPLMSQGAQRGFQARLARRASLQQAQGVSQVAGCAERIPRLSQDPHAHEPWFSPGSRREQCHWDSRSDRGHRRSCSLKTASRQTSGHLGSLCTGDIKRRRKAAPMGAPLSAGVVGEGVPPIPDSNVGNRMLQNMGWCPGMGLGPEGRGITEPIRCTQRPKGAGLGFN; from the exons ATGTTCCGTGCAGCTGATCTTAAGAACTTCGGTAAAGCGGGAACCAGCTG GCACTTTGGCCGGACGATGGACGAGCTGGTCCATGACTTGGTGTCGGCGCTGGAGGAGAGCTCGGAGCAGGCCCGTGGCGGCGGCTGCAGTGCCAGTCTCGACCTCGCGCTGCCTGCTGGACGCATGCTCAAACGGCACGCTCGCAAACGGCGTGGAAGGAAGCGCCGCTCAGAGAACAGCACCCGTCCCGCACTGTGCCACGCCCCTTGCCACACAAGCCACGCCTCAGACTCCAGCCTGGACGAGCACAGAGACACGCGCCTGTCATCCAGCTCCAACGCCAACGCCAACAACAGCGACTCGGATGAGCAGCTCGGTGCCAAGCGTGGAAAACGCCCTCCGTGGCACGATGACGCAGGAGTCGCCGATGCCAACCGCAGCCTTCGGAGGAGGCGCAAGGTCAAGCGCATGGCCATCGACCCGCCGCCGGAGTTCTCGCCCAAATCGGCAGGAGGGAGCAGGGAGGAGGGGACAGGGATCGACGCAGTGACTAAAGGCAGAGTGAAGAAGAGGAAGCTGGCACTGGTACACCGGCTGGCTTTGGACGCTGCAGACGAAGGCGTGGTCGTGGAGACTGAGGAGGCGGGGCTTTCTGGGAAAGAAAAAATGGACTTTGAGGAGCACAAGGGTTCTGATGAAGACATGAGTGACAG tgaaaCCAGTAGTGTGAGTAACAGCAGTGATGGAGGTCTGTTCACCAATGATGAAGGAAGacaag GTGATGATGAGCAAAGTGATTGGTTCTACGAGGGTGAGGCGGGTGGGGCTTGTGGCATCGCAGGTGTGGTCCCATGGTGGGACAGGGACTCTAACGAGCTGGACCTGAATGACCCGGTGTTCAACAGCATCCTCACAGGGGCATTCCCTCTCATGTCCCAGGGAGCACAgcgag gatttCAAGCCAGGTTAGCTCGACGTGCTTCACTGCAGCAAGctcag GGTGTCTCTCAGGTAGCTGGATGTGCTGAGAGAATTCCCAGATTGTCTCAGGATCCTCACGCACATGa GCCTTGGTTCAGTCCCGGATCCAGACGTGAACAG tgtcaTTGGGATTCGAGATCGGACCGAGGCCACCGGAGAAGCTGCTCACTGAAGACTGCCAGCAG gcaGACGAGTGGCCATCTTGGCTCACTGTGTACCGGAGACATTAAAAGGAGACGCAAAGCTGCACCTATGGGAGCTCCTTTATCTGCAG GTGTGGTAGGAGAGGGAGTGCCGCCGATCCCGGACTCGAATGTGGGGAACCGGATGCTGCAGAACATGGGCTGGTGCCCGGGAATGGGGCTCGGACCCGAGGGGCGGGGCATCACCGAGCCGATCCGGTGCACACAGAGGCCCAAAGGAGCAGGGCTCGGTTTTAACTGA
- the gpatch2 gene encoding G patch domain-containing protein 2 isoform X1: MFRAADLKNFGKAGTSWHFGRTMDELVHDLVSALEESSEQARGGGCSASLDLALPAGRMLKRHARKRRGRKRRSENSTRPALCHAPCHTSHASDSSLDEHRDTRLSSSSNANANNSDSDEQLGAKRGKRPPWHDDAGVADANRSLRRRRKVKRMAIDPPPEFSPKSAGGSREEGTGIDAVTKGRVKKRKLALVHRLALDAADEGVVVETEEAGLSGKEKMDFEEHKGSDEDMSDRCETSSVSNSSDGGLFTNDEGRQGDDEQSDWFYEGEAGGACGIAGVVPWWDRDSNELDLNDPVFNSILTGAFPLMSQGAQRGFQARLARRASLQQAQGVSQVAGCAERIPRLSQDPHAHEPWFSPGSRREQCHWDSRSDRGHRRSCSLKTASRQTSGHLGSLCTGDIKRRRKAAPMGAPLSAGVVGEGVPPIPDSNVGNRMLQNMGWCPGMGLGPEGRGITEPIRCTQRPKGAGLGFN, encoded by the exons ATGTTCCGTGCAGCTGATCTTAAGAACTTCGGTAAAGCGGGAACCAGCTG GCACTTTGGCCGGACGATGGACGAGCTGGTCCATGACTTGGTGTCGGCGCTGGAGGAGAGCTCGGAGCAGGCCCGTGGCGGCGGCTGCAGTGCCAGTCTCGACCTCGCGCTGCCTGCTGGACGCATGCTCAAACGGCACGCTCGCAAACGGCGTGGAAGGAAGCGCCGCTCAGAGAACAGCACCCGTCCCGCACTGTGCCACGCCCCTTGCCACACAAGCCACGCCTCAGACTCCAGCCTGGACGAGCACAGAGACACGCGCCTGTCATCCAGCTCCAACGCCAACGCCAACAACAGCGACTCGGATGAGCAGCTCGGTGCCAAGCGTGGAAAACGCCCTCCGTGGCACGATGACGCAGGAGTCGCCGATGCCAACCGCAGCCTTCGGAGGAGGCGCAAGGTCAAGCGCATGGCCATCGACCCGCCGCCGGAGTTCTCGCCCAAATCGGCAGGAGGGAGCAGGGAGGAGGGGACAGGGATCGACGCAGTGACTAAAGGCAGAGTGAAGAAGAGGAAGCTGGCACTGGTACACCGGCTGGCTTTGGACGCTGCAGACGAAGGCGTGGTCGTGGAGACTGAGGAGGCGGGGCTTTCTGGGAAAGAAAAAATGGACTTTGAGGAGCACAAGGGTTCTGATGAAGACATGAGTGACAGGTG tgaaaCCAGTAGTGTGAGTAACAGCAGTGATGGAGGTCTGTTCACCAATGATGAAGGAAGacaag GTGATGATGAGCAAAGTGATTGGTTCTACGAGGGTGAGGCGGGTGGGGCTTGTGGCATCGCAGGTGTGGTCCCATGGTGGGACAGGGACTCTAACGAGCTGGACCTGAATGACCCGGTGTTCAACAGCATCCTCACAGGGGCATTCCCTCTCATGTCCCAGGGAGCACAgcgag gatttCAAGCCAGGTTAGCTCGACGTGCTTCACTGCAGCAAGctcag GGTGTCTCTCAGGTAGCTGGATGTGCTGAGAGAATTCCCAGATTGTCTCAGGATCCTCACGCACATGa GCCTTGGTTCAGTCCCGGATCCAGACGTGAACAG tgtcaTTGGGATTCGAGATCGGACCGAGGCCACCGGAGAAGCTGCTCACTGAAGACTGCCAGCAG gcaGACGAGTGGCCATCTTGGCTCACTGTGTACCGGAGACATTAAAAGGAGACGCAAAGCTGCACCTATGGGAGCTCCTTTATCTGCAG GTGTGGTAGGAGAGGGAGTGCCGCCGATCCCGGACTCGAATGTGGGGAACCGGATGCTGCAGAACATGGGCTGGTGCCCGGGAATGGGGCTCGGACCCGAGGGGCGGGGCATCACCGAGCCGATCCGGTGCACACAGAGGCCCAAAGGAGCAGGGCTCGGTTTTAACTGA
- the lpin1b gene encoding phosphatidate phosphatase LPIN1 isoform X1, with the protein MDSDVPDESESQIKRPEDFQNDPDSIWSWSQTMNYVGQLAGQVFVQVKELYRGLNPATLSGCIDVIVVRRPDGSLHCSPFHVRFGKMGVLRSREKVVDIEVNGEPVSLQMKLGDNGEAFFVTEAENDREVVPSYLATSPIPSSSPVQTLGAECGATKRRRKRRRKSKVDSLKRETSGEYSEGETVFAIDLSSHEGDDEHNRISSQEPVNCYTPNAVYPRSDGDWSPIQSPNVSRPCSPKSDSELVTKAGEEKQQDLAMLWAWGKLPQPSFLSSKSEPPTTYPVSIPVSDNTHFRVISDAPAADDLCHGDGDTPLPQFLHTAKDRRTERTETGDAGALSGSIAAGDEPMTTLNSLKEGDPETTRPEAETVAMFAACQVSDVEESGVASLGPRLQGKTDSPSKRKDKRSRHLGSDGVYLDDITELGPEVAALYFPKSENSGAGHMCCEGMLRSMSTSPPSIGSSGADSGVDSYSDQPTDFPSIALSLCGGLTDSREISKEHFQEKALSYQQFAENPTLIDDPNLVVKIGSKYYNWSTAAPILLAMQVFQKPLPKATVERIVKEKMPKKGGRWWFSWRGRGSSSKTDSTTVIGPTGGAEHAGKMASINRRNDESSSSDEEHQSPIQTASSSQSDTSLSQGGVSYRKTLRLTSEQLASLQLKDGPNDVVFSVTTQYQGTCRCEGTIYLWNWDDKIIISDIDGTITRSDTLGHILPTLGKDWTHQGIARLFHKVSQNGYKFMYCSARAIGMANMTRGYLHWVNESGTMLPQGPVLLSPSSLFSALHREVIEKKPEKFKVECLIDIKNLFHPNTQPFYAAFGNRATDVYSYKEVGVPLNRIFTVNPKGELVQEHAKTNVSSYVRLGEVVDHVFPLLKRTSSSDFPCSDTFSHFTYWREPLPLVDGQEYASTAES; encoded by the exons ATGGACTCCGATGTTCCCGATGAGTCCGAGAGTCAAATCAAAAGACCGGAGGACTTCCAGAACGATCCGGACTCCATCTGGTCCTGG agtcagACCATGAACTACGTGGGGCAGTTGGCAGGGCAGGTGTTCGTGCAGGTGAAGGAGCTGTACCGCGGCCTGAACCCGGCGACGCTCTCCGGCTGCATCGATGTCATCGTGGTGCGTCGTCCCGACGGCTCGCTGCACTGCTCGCCCTTCCACGTCCGCTTCGGCAAGATGGGAGTGCTGCGCTCACGCGAGAAAGTG gtggACATCGAGGTGAACGGAGAACCTGTGAGTCTTCAAATGAAGCTGGGAGACAACGGAGAGGCTTTCTTCGTCACGGAAGCCGAGAACGATCGG GAAGTGGTGCCCTCGTACCTGGCCACGTCCCCCATCCCGTCCTCGTCCCCCGTTCAGACCCTGGGTGCAGAGTGCGGAGCGACGAAGcgcaggaggaagaggaggaggaagtccAAAGTGGACAGCTTGAAGAGAGAGACGAGCGGGGAGTACTCGGAGGGCGAGACCGTCTTCGCCATCGACCTGAGCTCGCACGAGGGAGATGATGAGCACAACAG GATTTCTTCACAGGAACCAGTAAATTGTTACACACCAAACGCTGTGTATCCCCGCTCTGATGGTGACTGGTCACCtatacagag cccCAATGTCTCTCGCCCCTGCTCACCGAAGAGCGACTCTGAGCTCGTTACTAAAGCTGGTGAGGAGAAGCAGCAAGACCTGGCCATGCTCTGGGCCTGGGGAAAGTTACCTCAG CCATCCTTCCTGTCCTCTAAATCCGAGCCTCCCACTACATATCCTGTCTCCATTCCTGTTTCGgacaacacacacttcagagtCATCTCCGACGCGCCGGCTGCTGATGACCTTTGCCATGGCGATGGTGATACACCCCTACCCCAGTTCCTTCACACAGCCAAGGACCGCAGGACAGAGAGGACAGAGACGGGCGACGCAGGAGCGCTGAGTGGCAGCATCGCGGCAGGAGACGAGCCAATGACAACGCTGAACAGCCTTAAAGAAGGAGATCCAGAGACGACGAGACCGGAAGCAGAGACAGTGGCCATGTTTGCAGCGTGTCAGGTGTCAGATGTCGAGGAAAGCGGCGTGGCCAGCTTAGGACCCCGCCTACAGGGCAAAACTGATTCACCTTCCAAGAGAAAAG ATAAGAGAAGCCGCCATCTTGGCTCTGACGGTGTGTATcttgatgacatcacagagctggggCCGGAAGTGGCGGCACTTTACTTTCCGAAAAG TGAGAACAGCGGCGCTGGACACATGTGTTGTGAGGGCATGTTACGCAGCATGAGCACGTCTCCTCCGTCCATAGGAAGCTCAGGAGCGGACAGCGGAGTGGACAGTTACTCAGATCAGCCCACTGACTTCCCCTCTATCGCCCTGTCCCTGTGCGGTGGACTGACCGACAGCCGAGAGATCAGTaaag AGCACTTTCAGGAGAAGGCCCTTTCCTACCAGCAGTTTGCGGAGAACCCCACCCTCATAGACGACCCCAACCTGGTGGTCAAAATCGGCTCCAA ATATTACAATTGGAGCACCGCTGCACCGATCCTGCTGGCTATGCAAGTCTTTCAGAAACCACTGCCTAag GCCACTGTGGAGAGGATCGTGAAGGAGAAGATGCCGAAGAAGGGAGGACGGTGGTGGTTCTCGTGGCGTGGGAGAGGCAGCAGCTCTaaaacg GATTCTACAACCGTAATCGGACCCACAGGAGGAGCAGAGCATGCTGGGAAAATGGCTTCCATTAACAG GAGGAACGATGAATCCTCCTCCAGCGACGAAGAGCACCAATCACCCATACAGACAGCCAGCTCCAGCCAATCGGACACCTCACTCAGCCAAGGGGGCGTGTCTTACAGGAAGACGCTCCGCCTCACATCCGAACAGCTG GCTAGCCTACAATTAAAAGATGGCCCCAATGACGTGGTCTTCAGCGTCACCACTCAGTACCAGGGCACGTGCCGCTGCGAGGGAACCATCTACCTGTGGAACTGGGACGACAAGATCATCATCTCCGACATCGATGGCACCATCACCAG ATCGGACACTCTTGGACACATCCTGCCCACTCTGGGGAAAGACTGGACACACCAAGGCATCGCCCGCCTCTTCCACAAAGTCAGCCA gaacgGCTATAAGTTCATGTACTGCTCGGCGAGGGCGATCGGGATGGCGAACATGACCAGAGGATACTTACACTGGGTGAACGAGAGCGGCACCATGCTGCCTCAGGGCCCCGTACTGCTCAGTCCCAGCAGCCTGTTCTCAGCACTGCAccg GGAGGTGATTGAGAAGAAGCCGGAGAAGTTTAAGGTGGAATGTCTGATTGACATTAAGAACCTGTTCCATCCAAACACACAACCTTTCTATGCTGCCTTCGGAAACAGAGCCAcg GACGTATATTCGTATAAGGAAGTGGGAGTTCCCTTAAACAGGATCTTTACCGTCAATCCGAAAGGAGAACTGGTGCAGGAGCACGCCAAGACCAACGTGTCCTC gtacgTGCGTCTGGGCGAGGTGGTGGATCACGTCTTCCCCTTACTGAAGAGAACGAGCTCGTCGGATTTCCCCTGCAGCGACACCTTCAGCCACTTCACCTACTGGAGAGAGCCGCTCCCCCTGGTGGATGGACAGGAGTATGCAAGCACAGCCgagagctga
- the lpin1b gene encoding phosphatidate phosphatase LPIN1 isoform X2 encodes MNYVGQLAGQVFVQVKELYRGLNPATLSGCIDVIVVRRPDGSLHCSPFHVRFGKMGVLRSREKVVDIEVNGEPVSLQMKLGDNGEAFFVTEAENDREVVPSYLATSPIPSSSPVQTLGAECGATKRRRKRRRKSKVDSLKRETSGEYSEGETVFAIDLSSHEGDDEHNRISSQEPVNCYTPNAVYPRSDGDWSPIQSPNVSRPCSPKSDSELVTKAGEEKQQDLAMLWAWGKLPQPSFLSSKSEPPTTYPVSIPVSDNTHFRVISDAPAADDLCHGDGDTPLPQFLHTAKDRRTERTETGDAGALSGSIAAGDEPMTTLNSLKEGDPETTRPEAETVAMFAACQVSDVEESGVASLGPRLQGKTDSPSKRKDKRSRHLGSDGVYLDDITELGPEVAALYFPKSENSGAGHMCCEGMLRSMSTSPPSIGSSGADSGVDSYSDQPTDFPSIALSLCGGLTDSREISKEHFQEKALSYQQFAENPTLIDDPNLVVKIGSKYYNWSTAAPILLAMQVFQKPLPKATVERIVKEKMPKKGGRWWFSWRGRGSSSKTDSTTVIGPTGGAEHAGKMASINRRNDESSSSDEEHQSPIQTASSSQSDTSLSQGGVSYRKTLRLTSEQLASLQLKDGPNDVVFSVTTQYQGTCRCEGTIYLWNWDDKIIISDIDGTITRSDTLGHILPTLGKDWTHQGIARLFHKVSQNGYKFMYCSARAIGMANMTRGYLHWVNESGTMLPQGPVLLSPSSLFSALHREVIEKKPEKFKVECLIDIKNLFHPNTQPFYAAFGNRATDVYSYKEVGVPLNRIFTVNPKGELVQEHAKTNVSSYVRLGEVVDHVFPLLKRTSSSDFPCSDTFSHFTYWREPLPLVDGQEYASTAES; translated from the exons ATGAACTACGTGGGGCAGTTGGCAGGGCAGGTGTTCGTGCAGGTGAAGGAGCTGTACCGCGGCCTGAACCCGGCGACGCTCTCCGGCTGCATCGATGTCATCGTGGTGCGTCGTCCCGACGGCTCGCTGCACTGCTCGCCCTTCCACGTCCGCTTCGGCAAGATGGGAGTGCTGCGCTCACGCGAGAAAGTG gtggACATCGAGGTGAACGGAGAACCTGTGAGTCTTCAAATGAAGCTGGGAGACAACGGAGAGGCTTTCTTCGTCACGGAAGCCGAGAACGATCGG GAAGTGGTGCCCTCGTACCTGGCCACGTCCCCCATCCCGTCCTCGTCCCCCGTTCAGACCCTGGGTGCAGAGTGCGGAGCGACGAAGcgcaggaggaagaggaggaggaagtccAAAGTGGACAGCTTGAAGAGAGAGACGAGCGGGGAGTACTCGGAGGGCGAGACCGTCTTCGCCATCGACCTGAGCTCGCACGAGGGAGATGATGAGCACAACAG GATTTCTTCACAGGAACCAGTAAATTGTTACACACCAAACGCTGTGTATCCCCGCTCTGATGGTGACTGGTCACCtatacagag cccCAATGTCTCTCGCCCCTGCTCACCGAAGAGCGACTCTGAGCTCGTTACTAAAGCTGGTGAGGAGAAGCAGCAAGACCTGGCCATGCTCTGGGCCTGGGGAAAGTTACCTCAG CCATCCTTCCTGTCCTCTAAATCCGAGCCTCCCACTACATATCCTGTCTCCATTCCTGTTTCGgacaacacacacttcagagtCATCTCCGACGCGCCGGCTGCTGATGACCTTTGCCATGGCGATGGTGATACACCCCTACCCCAGTTCCTTCACACAGCCAAGGACCGCAGGACAGAGAGGACAGAGACGGGCGACGCAGGAGCGCTGAGTGGCAGCATCGCGGCAGGAGACGAGCCAATGACAACGCTGAACAGCCTTAAAGAAGGAGATCCAGAGACGACGAGACCGGAAGCAGAGACAGTGGCCATGTTTGCAGCGTGTCAGGTGTCAGATGTCGAGGAAAGCGGCGTGGCCAGCTTAGGACCCCGCCTACAGGGCAAAACTGATTCACCTTCCAAGAGAAAAG ATAAGAGAAGCCGCCATCTTGGCTCTGACGGTGTGTATcttgatgacatcacagagctggggCCGGAAGTGGCGGCACTTTACTTTCCGAAAAG TGAGAACAGCGGCGCTGGACACATGTGTTGTGAGGGCATGTTACGCAGCATGAGCACGTCTCCTCCGTCCATAGGAAGCTCAGGAGCGGACAGCGGAGTGGACAGTTACTCAGATCAGCCCACTGACTTCCCCTCTATCGCCCTGTCCCTGTGCGGTGGACTGACCGACAGCCGAGAGATCAGTaaag AGCACTTTCAGGAGAAGGCCCTTTCCTACCAGCAGTTTGCGGAGAACCCCACCCTCATAGACGACCCCAACCTGGTGGTCAAAATCGGCTCCAA ATATTACAATTGGAGCACCGCTGCACCGATCCTGCTGGCTATGCAAGTCTTTCAGAAACCACTGCCTAag GCCACTGTGGAGAGGATCGTGAAGGAGAAGATGCCGAAGAAGGGAGGACGGTGGTGGTTCTCGTGGCGTGGGAGAGGCAGCAGCTCTaaaacg GATTCTACAACCGTAATCGGACCCACAGGAGGAGCAGAGCATGCTGGGAAAATGGCTTCCATTAACAG GAGGAACGATGAATCCTCCTCCAGCGACGAAGAGCACCAATCACCCATACAGACAGCCAGCTCCAGCCAATCGGACACCTCACTCAGCCAAGGGGGCGTGTCTTACAGGAAGACGCTCCGCCTCACATCCGAACAGCTG GCTAGCCTACAATTAAAAGATGGCCCCAATGACGTGGTCTTCAGCGTCACCACTCAGTACCAGGGCACGTGCCGCTGCGAGGGAACCATCTACCTGTGGAACTGGGACGACAAGATCATCATCTCCGACATCGATGGCACCATCACCAG ATCGGACACTCTTGGACACATCCTGCCCACTCTGGGGAAAGACTGGACACACCAAGGCATCGCCCGCCTCTTCCACAAAGTCAGCCA gaacgGCTATAAGTTCATGTACTGCTCGGCGAGGGCGATCGGGATGGCGAACATGACCAGAGGATACTTACACTGGGTGAACGAGAGCGGCACCATGCTGCCTCAGGGCCCCGTACTGCTCAGTCCCAGCAGCCTGTTCTCAGCACTGCAccg GGAGGTGATTGAGAAGAAGCCGGAGAAGTTTAAGGTGGAATGTCTGATTGACATTAAGAACCTGTTCCATCCAAACACACAACCTTTCTATGCTGCCTTCGGAAACAGAGCCAcg GACGTATATTCGTATAAGGAAGTGGGAGTTCCCTTAAACAGGATCTTTACCGTCAATCCGAAAGGAGAACTGGTGCAGGAGCACGCCAAGACCAACGTGTCCTC gtacgTGCGTCTGGGCGAGGTGGTGGATCACGTCTTCCCCTTACTGAAGAGAACGAGCTCGTCGGATTTCCCCTGCAGCGACACCTTCAGCCACTTCACCTACTGGAGAGAGCCGCTCCCCCTGGTGGATGGACAGGAGTATGCAAGCACAGCCgagagctga